The Listeria welshimeri serovar 6b str. SLCC5334 genome has a window encoding:
- the dhaL gene encoding dihydroxyacetone kinase subunit DhaL: protein MVTVNCEFMKNWISAWTEDLLNNTDYLNELDTPIGDDDHGTNMERGAIAVREVLTQEFDNPQELTKKIAMALLTKVGGASGVIYGTAFLEMSKETELSSMINAGLSGIVKRGKAEAGDKTLLDVWIPVSDFIKQKSLTDEQIQDAVEATKPMLAKKGRAEFVGEQSIGHIDPGSVSSGYLFKALAKEVNK from the coding sequence ATGGTAACTGTAAATTGTGAGTTTATGAAAAATTGGATTTCAGCATGGACGGAAGATTTATTAAACAACACTGATTATTTAAATGAATTAGATACCCCAATTGGTGATGATGATCATGGAACCAATATGGAACGTGGAGCAATAGCGGTGCGAGAAGTATTGACACAGGAGTTTGATAATCCACAAGAATTAACTAAAAAAATTGCTATGGCTTTACTCACGAAGGTTGGAGGAGCTTCAGGTGTTATTTATGGAACTGCTTTTTTGGAAATGAGTAAAGAAACAGAGTTATCCTCTATGATTAATGCTGGACTTTCTGGAATAGTAAAGCGTGGCAAAGCTGAAGCGGGTGATAAGACACTCCTAGATGTTTGGATTCCTGTATCAGATTTTATCAAACAAAAATCTTTAACGGATGAACAAATTCAAGATGCCGTAGAGGCAACAAAACCTATGCTTGCTAAAAAAGGTCGTGCAGAATTTGTGGGAGAGCAATCTATTGGACATATTGATCCAGGTTCAGTATCTAGCGGTTATTTATTTAAAGCTCTAGCCAAAGAGGTAAATAAATGA
- a CDS encoding HD domain-containing protein encodes MYEKARQMMIEAHTGQVRKITGEPYFSHPLNVARILRRAGFQEAVVIAGLLHDAVEDTEMTDQDIRTTFGDKVADLVASHTENKALSWEERKAHTIEQVRTGSLEEKALIVADKLDNLTSVKYALSSEGKSVWSYFNRGYDQQKWYNEGIKNNMEFGLNPSEIPAFFDEYARLVKWIFKK; translated from the coding sequence ATGTATGAAAAAGCGAGACAAATGATGATCGAAGCGCATACTGGACAAGTTCGCAAGATTACTGGCGAGCCTTATTTTTCGCATCCTTTAAATGTAGCGAGAATATTGCGCCGTGCTGGGTTTCAGGAGGCGGTTGTTATCGCGGGCTTATTACATGATGCTGTAGAAGATACGGAGATGACCGACCAGGATATTCGCACGACATTTGGCGATAAGGTTGCAGATTTAGTAGCTTCTCATACAGAAAACAAGGCTTTATCATGGGAAGAACGAAAAGCGCATACAATAGAACAAGTGCGCACTGGAAGTTTAGAAGAAAAAGCGTTAATCGTTGCAGATAAATTAGATAATTTAACCTCTGTCAAATATGCTTTAAGCTCAGAAGGTAAGTCTGTCTGGAGTTATTTTAACCGTGGCTATGATCAGCAAAAATGGTACAATGAAGGCATTAAAAATAATATGGAGTTTGGTTTAAATCCATCGGAAATTCCTGCTTTCTTTGATGAATATGCGCGCTTAGTGAAGTGGATTTTTAAGAAATAA
- the dhaM gene encoding dihydroxyacetone kinase phosphoryl donor subunit DhaM produces the protein MSQYGIVIVSHVPEITSGIKRLIEQVASNVCVTIAGGIEDNDIGTSIEKINHAMEANSASELLAFYDLGSAKMNLELCSELTEKEIHLFNVPIVEGAYSAAALAEVGVSIEEISKQLQDIIIK, from the coding sequence ATGAGTCAGTATGGTATTGTGATTGTTTCCCATGTCCCTGAAATTACATCAGGAATAAAGCGTTTAATCGAACAAGTGGCAAGCAATGTATGTGTGACTATTGCAGGCGGAATAGAAGATAATGATATAGGAACTAGCATTGAAAAAATTAATCATGCAATGGAAGCTAATAGTGCAAGTGAGCTTCTTGCATTCTACGATTTAGGTAGTGCAAAAATGAATCTTGAATTGTGTTCCGAATTAACAGAGAAAGAAATACATTTATTTAATGTGCCTATTGTAGAAGGAGCTTATTCAGCAGCGGCTCTGGCAGAAGTTGGTGTTTCTATTGAGGAAATTAGTAAACAACTCCAAGATATCATTATTAAATAA
- a CDS encoding carbonic anhydrase gives MTKEKVLWGYDEKTGPEMWGHICSDFEIAHTGKAQSPVNIEQADVVKLKPSTMKFYYKETDYTIRRIEQSVHVFPHDKEQGLRFNGEYYPLVSFHAHIPAEHLLDGYIYPIEWHFVHEKPDGTTLVMSAWMEIDNTNNVEFKDLPTYFPEVFADFETEREITLDVNEFMPEERVFYTYQGSRTTPPTVEGVTWIVLKNAKTLGQEDFTEFEKAIGNTSRPVQDLNGREITFYN, from the coding sequence ATGACTAAGGAGAAAGTGTTATGGGGTTACGATGAGAAGACTGGGCCAGAAATGTGGGGGCATATCTGCTCTGACTTTGAAATCGCACATACTGGGAAAGCACAATCGCCAGTAAATATTGAACAAGCTGATGTGGTAAAATTAAAGCCATCAACAATGAAATTCTACTATAAAGAAACAGATTATACGATTAGAAGAATTGAACAGTCTGTACATGTTTTTCCGCATGATAAAGAACAAGGGTTACGCTTTAATGGCGAATATTATCCACTTGTATCATTCCATGCCCATATTCCGGCGGAGCATTTGTTAGATGGGTATATTTATCCAATTGAATGGCATTTCGTTCATGAAAAACCAGATGGTACAACGCTTGTAATGAGTGCTTGGATGGAAATTGATAACACTAATAATGTGGAATTTAAAGATTTACCGACGTATTTCCCAGAAGTGTTTGCAGATTTTGAGACAGAACGGGAAATTACTTTAGATGTGAATGAATTTATGCCAGAAGAACGTGTTTTCTATACATATCAAGGTTCGCGTACAACACCACCTACTGTAGAGGGTGTAACGTGGATTGTATTAAAAAATGCGAAGACACTTGGCCAAGAAGATTTCACTGAATTTGAAAAAGCCATTGGCAATACAAGTCGACCAGTACAAGACTTAAACGGTCGTGAAATTACTTTTTATAATTAA